The nucleotide sequence ggcttcatggacccttggtctgacccagtacagcaaacTCTTACGTTCTTATTTTGGAGGAGTAAAGCAAACAGGGCAGCCTGTTCATAAGTCAGCAGTTAGATAACTTctatttccttttcctcttccccatcctcccTTTGTGCCACTTCTCCCAATGTCCTCTGGCTCACATCTTCAATCGTCTTCCCTTCCAGCCATGCAGGTAACCTCAGTGAATATTGAACAAAACTGAACTCAGCCCGATCCTGTCCAGTTCTACTTTTCCTGGGCTCATTCTGCAATGTCTACTCTCTAATCCTTCATCTCAACTCAGACACAGACAAATATGAAATAAGCATTCACTTCCCCACAGAAGCACATCTTCACCTCCAAGATTCCTGTTTCTCTTCTCTCATAAAATTTCACATATTAAACAGACTAAAAAAGATATGCAGAAAAAATACTACATAAAATGCCTTTCCCTTGCAAAATCGGGATGACCCCAGTTTTCTGCAGCATATTAATAACAGATTTTGTGGCAAGTGTTACAAACTTCCGTGGCACAGTTTGTGAgacgcttggagaagagacggctgaggggggatatgatagaggtctttaagatcatgagaggtcttgaacgagtagatgtgattcggttatttacactttcgaatcatagaaggactagggggcattccatgaagttagcaagtagcacatttaagactaatcggagaaaattctttttcactcaacgcacaataaagctctgaatttgttgccagaggaggtggttagagcagttagtgtagctgggttcaaaaaaggtttggatacgttcttggaggagaagtcaattaatggctattaatcaagtttacttagggaatagccactgctattaattgcatcagtagcatgggatcttcttagtgtttgggtaattgccaagttcttgtggcctggtttggcctctgttggaaacaggatgctgggcttgatggacccttggtctgacccagcatggcaagttcttatgttcttatgttcttatggtgactTTGCAGTGCAATTGCATAAATTGTTTTACATTAATTACTAGATGGAAAAAGACATTTTGTatgttaaaaatatttctattttttcagGCATGGCAGTTTTTCTTCTGATTCTTTGGGCTTCTATGGGAATTGGGACTGGGATCCATTGCCATGATTTTTCCCCTAGTTTTCATCCCCTGCTAACCTGCTCATTCTAGACATTGGAGGGGCAGTCCTTAGTGATTCACCAGGGTCCTTCCGGATCTCTGCACATCTCCAGTTTCAGCTGTTTGGGGCATGGAAGACCTCCCCTAGGAATTGAATCCAGGTTCTCCACATGGCAGCGTACAGCACGGCCATGGCGCCACCAGGTCAACTCCAAATATTTCAATTTAAAGCATCTTAAGTTATAAAAAGAGTTGTGTTTTCTAAATTTAAGCTTTGTGTGAGCGGATAGTTTATTCTTCTTTTACCCTttcattttttctctttatttcatgtttattcttttctcctcctttctcttatCTTTCTTATCTCCCTCCTttctattatcagctgcttctcAAATGCCTCTACGCTTCCAAAGAtgccttttctctccttttctccctccatcctgcACTTATTCTTTCCTCCAGTTTCTTCTCACCCTTCTTCCAAGATCACCGCTCCCTCCTCTTCTCGGTCCCTCTTTCTTACTGACCCTGTTCTCTCCTGGCCGCTTtgcctccagtccctcctcccttcccctccagtctttttctctcacctcACTCTCTTTTGATCTTTCTGCCTTCTCTTCACTCGTCCACCCCTACAACTTTCCCagtttctccttcctctcccaggtttcttttccttccctcccttctagTTTTTCAcacatccccctcccctttcttttaACACCCTGCCTGGCCTCCCGCTCTCTTCCTGCTATCTCCCCACCCTTGCAATTGCACTATTACCACGTGgctcaaagaaaacaaacaaagtcCATAAATCAGCGGCTCGATTTTGTTTTTGCGAGGTATGGGTTTTGTTGTACTCCGCCTCATTTTGTTACGAGAGCGGATAGCaaattattttcaataaataaatacataaaaatatagtGAAGGTGGTGGTATTAACTGGGCAGTCAGAGAGTGGTTTTGGAGCAGGGAGCAACAAAATTGTCACAGCAAGGAGCAGCAGGTTAGGAAAGGGCATCGGGGTGGGGCAATGATGGCTGAAGGTAAATCCGTAATTTCATACCCAGGAACCAAACAGGGGGCCGCCTGCCAAAAACAGGCTGATCAGAAATCACTATTGACTTGGCTCTATTTTGGATGCACATTTGTATATACGAAGGTCCAAACTAATCAGAGTAAACCCGTGCATTTATAAAGAAGTTAAAATGAATAATTCGGTCTGAGTCAGGTGCAAAAAATGTGATTACTGAAACATATTCAGGTTGGATTAGAACTGCTGCCGGATAGTGCAGGCCACCACTCTGCAAAATTCTATAGCCATGTACTAAATGGAGTAGTATATGACGATACCCtgtcctgatttttttcttactGAAAAACAAACATTCGCATTGACTCGGGGATGCTTGGCTCTGTCAGGCTGAGATTTATTCCCGTGCATAATGTTTGCTCACATCCTCCGTACCTCAGAGAATAGAGGCCCcaacaaataacttttttttttttttggctttggtACTAAAATGTAAGCCAGAGAAATGTTGCCTGTAAAACCGAGCTATTTTTGCCAGTCTGGTACGCTGGCCTGGAAGCTGAAAATGCTGCAGAGTGTACTTTTTATAATGAATGATCTTGGGTTCTCTCTTTATGACTTTTACAAAGCAACTCAATCAGAGCCTAACACTAGAGCTGTTATTATTCTGTCTCTCCACAGGGGAGCCTTCCCGCACCACCCTGCAGAGAGCAAGTGCTAGACAGTTTATGTAGTACTCTGCAACATCCAACGCATTTCCATAGCTATTGCTGAAATATTGCTCGTTTTCACGGAATCGTTTTGTTTCCTGGCTATAGTGCTAAACGATCACCACCAGCCCCCCTCCACCCCTTcttgtaaaacaaataaaaacacagcAACCTTACAATACCGGCGGGGTTATACGAGCTCGCCCGCGTGCAAAACTCAACTCCAGATCTTCGGTGCATTTGACGCAGGCGGATCACTCGGAAAGGGCGACAGAGGGAGCGCTTGACGTAAACACTCGAGATTCACACACGGATGGAAATAAAGgtttagaccccccccccccatcccccatcatcCTGAGCCCCTATTGCTCTCCCCTTTTCCGTGCCGGAGACAGTTTGGACAGCTTCCAAAGTTACCTTCCGCCGCGGATTTCCGGCAGCCGTGGGCGCTGAGGCTGTGCTATTAAGGACTGGACTGCCCTACACGAATGCCAATCGTTTGGGCTATAAAACTATTTCTctctcccgccctccccccctccccaataatACCCGGCTTCCCCTCTTTGACAAATCTGATCCGATCAGTCCTTCTGATTGGTGCAGAGCAGGCGCCAGTTCCCGTGCTGCACGGAGAGCGCCTGGAGTTTTGCAAGGGATGtcctcctgccctctccctccgtTGCCAGCGCATTCGTTCGGCTGCGCGCGGCGGCGGGAAGCCGGCCAGCGGCACCGGTAGCAGctccggagggggggggcggggcacaGCCCGCGCGTGCGGCAGGCCATGGCTGCCTGGGAGACGCGCGCGGAAGCCGCCAAACTTTTTCCCTGCCCAGCCGGGGGCCCGTGCAGAGGAGGCTCCGCCATCGCCCCGCGGCGGTTCGGCCACGGAtctgatcctccccccccccccggtcgcgTCTGGATCCTCCTTTCCctcagagggaggggagggagggggtgtccCCCGCTGCGCGCCCCGGTGGCGGGAATGGAAGCGGTGGAACGCCACGGCGCTTTCGGCTAATGGCAGCGGAGGCTCGGCGGAGGGCGCGCTCCGCCAGCCCTTCTCCGTCTTCAGCGTGCTCGTCCTAACGTTGCTGGCCCTGCTGGTGGTCGCCACCTTCCTGTGGAACGTGCTGGTGCTGGTGACCATCCTGCGGGTCAAGACCTTCCACCGGGTGCCCCACAATCTGGTGGCCTCCATGGCCGTGTCCGACGTGATGGTGGCCGCCCTGGTGATGCCCCTGAGCCTGGTGCACGAGCTGAACGGCAGGCGCTGGAGGCTGGGCAGGGTGCTGTGCCAGCTCTGGATCTCCTTCGATGTCCTGTGCTGCACGGCCAGCATCTGGAACGTCACCGCCATAGCCCTGGACCGGTACTGGTCCATCACCCGGCACCTGGAGTACACGCTGAAAAGCAGGAAGAGGATTTCCAACGCGATGATTGTCATGACCTGGCTGCTCTCCGCGGTCATTTCTCTCTCTCCGCTTTTTGGCTGGGGGGAAACCTACTCAGAAATGAATGAAGAGTGCCAAGTAAGTCAAGAGCCATCCTATACTGTTTTCTCAACTTTTGGAGCCTTTTACCTCCCTCTTTGCGTTGTCCTTTTTGTATACTGGAAAATATACAAAGCCGCTAAATTTCGGATTGGATCCAGGAAGACAAATACCATCACACCTATGCCAGAAGTTGTAGAGGTTTGTGAATATCAGTATCCCTTTTTTATAATCTGTAATGCTTTTAACAAATAAAACTAGAGGAAAAGGAGTTAAACTTGTGGTTATGCTTTTTTTTATGCATCCAGTTAGGGCATTCCTAACTTAAGCcgtgttatttaaaaaaatgtgttaataATAGATGGCTGAGCATGCATGTCACTTGCAGTTTTCCCAGATAGTTGGAAGACGGGTGACGGGGAATACAGAAACTGATCATACTTCTCAtcctttccagaaaaaaaaatcagatggcACTCTTAAAAGATCAGAGCCATCTCTGAAAGGAAGCGTTTAAAACTTTACCTGTACATTTTTTAAGTTCGCGTTGCAATCAGTAGTTTGAATTGAAGCAACCCTTAGCTGCAGTAATACTGTTTGGAGGGTCTGAAATAGGTAAATCCGTACACTGTTGATATTAGATCTCCCTAGGTTTCAGTCACGGCTTTCTTTGAAAGAAGACAGCAAACCTTAGTGACCATGATTTTGAAAGACACTTGAGAGTTCAGCAGCAGGCGTTGATCACTCGACTTTAGGACTAAAAAGATATTTCTTGCGCTTTTTTGCAGGTGAAAGAGGCAGCCCAAACAGCCCCAGATGGTGTTTACTGTCGCATGCCACTGTCACTTTCCAGACAGACGGAGACACCTGGAGGgagcagaaagagaagagagctGCCTTGATGGTGGGAATCCTTATTGGGGTCTTCGTCTTGTGCTGGATCCCCTTTTTCATCACCGAACTCATTAACCCGCTCTGCGCCTGTGACATCCCACCCATCTGGAAAAGCATCTTTTTATGGCTAGGGTACTCGAATTCTTTTTTCAATCCCCTGATCTACACGGCTTTTAACAAGAACTACAACAACGCTTTTAGAAAACCTGTTTTCCAGGCAGAGATGAAACGAGAGAGCTGGGTTATCTGTGTCTACTGCAGACATAATCACGGAAGGGCACAGCTTAGCACATCCCCCACAGGACGTAACCAGAGACACTGACTCCGGGCAGCGTTATACTCTCAACGCGCTCTGCAGGCTGCCACTCCGAGGATGTGAGTGTCTGGGAAGCCTGTTCAGCGATGTTCACAGCGCGATTCAGTCCGAGGGTGTTGTAAATTACCTATTTCAGACCCCCAAACAGTATTACTGCAGGCTAAGGGTTGCTTTCAATTCAAACTACTGATTGCAACCCGAACTAGCTCTTGTCATACCTCCCGATTGTAAAATAAACCATTCTTTGTAGTTTGTGAATAAATCTCTCTCactatatatataattaatatgATTTAAATGCTTCTGCTGGCTATTGGgctaacacttttttttcttagttAGAAACTCCATGTAATTATATGTAAACTTAAAGCTTCACTATATGGAGCAAGCACACATTGACACCATCGGGTAccctttcttttcccttcccttttctgGATTTAATTGGTGTAGCTCTCTGAACAGTATGCAAATTTCGTAATTTACTTGCAGCACACCCCTGGTGTGAGTTAGGCATTGCTCcttatttcatgaatattaaatCCGTGTCCAAAATTTCTCTTTTAAAGTTGTTGGAATTTATGGATATATTCTGAACATGAAATGTGTGGCTTTAGGGTACAGATAGTGGGAGAGGCCACTAGAGAGCTGCACTTTATGTATTAGGCTCCTCTATATTTCCATTTTAGTAGGTAACTATTACTTGCAAACTTGAACTTTACccaggtttttttcccccttgttttggagaaaaagtacaaagattaatTACAAATCACTACAGGGCAAGAATTGCTTTAgaattgctttttttattttattattaatttatttttttttataaacaagtTTAATCTCAAGAAATTTTGGCTCTAGGGTAGTGAGACATCTACTGAAAGAGAGGTTTTTACATATCATTTCTGTTAAGGGGGAAATAAGGCATAGACAGGAGGAGGGCTTCCAGGTTTGCCTGCCCCCTAACTTCCAAGATCTGACCCTTAAGGCCCTTTTTGCACTGCACCAGGAAAGAAGCATAAACTATTTTATTTCTCCTCTTTTGTACCTTGAGGTGGGAGCTGTGACATTTTTCATCATAGgctattaaaaaacattttatgtgGAAGACTTTCTTAGATTTCGAACAGCACAACTTAGGGGACATTTGAAGCAGCATCCGTTTACAAAAAGGAAGCTTCCATTTAAAGTGTTTATTTTATGCTGAGGGTTTATGAAGCCTGGAGGGATGGATAGATGAAAAGGGGACATGTGTGGGGAGGCTCGCTGGCGCTCTTGAGGTTCAGCTACTTTCTGCTGCAGTCGTTATAGCTAAGGAGTCTGATTGGTACAAGAATCAGACTTTCTGTGGTGAACAAACTGCCTGTGCGTTCACCTATGTAGTGAATCTTCCTCTGGTTGCACTGTAACTGAACTCTGCCTGGATACTCTGTTGTAAGGAAACATCGTACCTTCTCACATCTGGGAGCTATTCTTGCTCTGCTATGCACACTTTACTTACTGATAGCTTAACATGATACTAGCAATAAATCTGAgagcattttatttgtttataagttGAGTACGAATCCAATAATAATTGTTTTCTGACAGCCCTGAATTTGCATTGAAATGACTGTAATTTAGGGGGTTTATGTACTAACCAGTATTAAAAACAGCATGATAATGCGAGTTAATTAATGACATACAAAGCATAACAGCATTCCATTGCAAGTTAAAGACAATACAGCCATGGTGATACTGCCACACTCTATATGTTAAGTTTCATCGAGGCTGTCCctggttggggagggagggggggagtacAAATATAACTGCCCTGGGCTCCACACTTTCAAGGAGCCCGGCTGCCTTAGGAGCCAGCACTATGGTTTCCTATCAGCTTGGGGGTGGAGCCGTGCATGTCAGCATTCCAGGGCCCCACTGAAGTTGATTCATCCCAGATCCCCCACCCTCTTAAAGCCAGCCTTGGGTTTCAATGCTATGCTAAGTGCCTCAAAATGAAAAAGCCGGTTCGTGCAGGGAAACCTCCCCTCCACTTCTCTCCCTTCCCACCAAATCATATTGGGTCCCCAGGATGCTCCCCCATGACAAAGGCAGGCCTCCTGGGAACCCACCACCAAAAGAAAGGCATGTTTTCACGTCTGCTAGGACAAAGGCATGCTTTTTGGGCTGTCCCTCTACCCTCCCAAacctcccactgctcttctagACCCACACAGCCCTCCAGTCCAGGATGTGCATGGACTGCAGGCCAGGGTGTCAGCTATGcaattttggatttatttatttatttgaaaatgtttatacaCCGACAGTAGGGGGacatcacatcgatttacatggaactgtaaaattagcaacaggctttatatCAAACTCGGAACTGAAtaggaacagcttattaaataaTAAACAGTTTAGTTATGCTAAAGAATAGCAGGAGGGATGACATGAAAAACAATAGGGTAAACCAGAGATTATGCTATACTATAACAACATTGGAAGAAATCAACTGATATCTTTAAGATAACATGGTAGTAATTAAGAGATTGTACTCTATCATGTGTAAAAATGTGCGATAAGAACAGGAGGATGGGAACAATACAAGAGGGAATAGGATATGCAATTGGGAAGAATCTCTAGAAGTAGGTGTGACAGAGGGATAAAGAGGATTTGACAATGTGGCCTGCAGGAGGTCTGCCTCTCTTCTGCCAGTGAGGGTTTGGGTCCATGTTGGACCCtgtggggggtaattttcaaagccatgtatgCCCATTAAACCCAGTTTTATAGGTCTGAATAGATGTTCTAATACTGATCCTGGCTCAGTGTGCATATAAGTATATGCATAACTCAGTGTCATACGTACTTCTATGTGCACCAAGGGGAGGTGGGGGATAGAATTGGGGTAAGATGGTGATTTTTAAAGGTATGAGTgtaagtatgtatgtgtatgttatgctctctgaagaggaggagatgcAATTTTACACTGGATAATGTATATGCATACTGGTCTAATtacccaagtattttcaaaacaaactaatGTGCATGAATTAACTTTGAAATCTGCATGTACAAATAGCCCACATAGAGGTAGGGCTATTGTCAAATAGCCCTACCTCTATGTGGGCTATTTGACAATTATCCTCAGTTTGTGGGAATCTGAGGGTGGGTGAATGGGATTTCATGGACCATGAGGTGAAGTCCATTTTTTGTCCCAAGGAAGCATGCAGGGTGAGGTCTGATTTTCTTCCAGGGGGTTTTAACTGATGGGTCTGAGTTTGGAGGAACTGGTTTCCAATGACAGTTGTTAATGCATGCCACTGGCAGAAAAGTTAACTACCCCTTCAAAGATATAATTAACTTccttgccttatttatttattttaatatatttatttaaaattagttTTAGCCCAAGAATCACAGCAGTAACCATTCTAAGGATGTTACAGGTCCACCATTTTAGGTAGTAACGCTGGATAGTTAATACCTAATAAGtccatttataatatttttttcctGTCTGCATGCACATTAGTTTTATCATAAGAGAACTATCAGTAATGCTAAAGTATATGCAATTAATGCACATTATCTCACTTAGTACATGAGCATTAACTCTAATGCCCATTAGTACATATGCCCCTATATGGCTGATACATAAAATGGATCGGCAGCAATGTTGGTAAtagtttacaataataacatagaacatagaaacctagaaatgtgatggcagaaaaagaccctatggcctatctagtttgcctatgagcccaactaatttagtttacaattcccatcactccctcagaaatccctCGTATTTGtctcttgctttcttgaattcagatactgtttttgtctccacgatctccactgggaggctgctccatgcatccactaccctctctgtaaagaaatgtttcctaagcTTACCCCTGAGTCtaactcctttcaccctcatcccataaccccttgttccagagcctcctttcggttgaaaaaggctcacctcttgtgcatggaaacatttgagatatttaaatgtctctatcatacctcccctatCTCCTCTTTCCTCTAAGTGtacgtgtttagatctttaagtctatccccatatgctttagaacaaagcccactgatcattttagtagccactcaggacagactccatcctattGATATCCTTTAGAatgtgcagtctccagaattgtaatAATGAGGTCTcagctccctttttctgctgacaattcctcttccttttcccaTCACTTCATCCACCTTTTTGGCTGAAGTGATGGCAAAAGGATACAGTCAGCCCCAGATCTTGTTCTGTTGTCATGCTTAGAAGACTTTCAGGCCCAATACTGTACCTAATTCCAGTGTGGATTATCCTTTTACAGCAAGCATCCTTTAATAAAACAACTTctgttaaaatgagaaaaatcactTGTAGAATAGGTGTTACCATAAAAGGTAACATTTCAGTTTTGAGCATCATTCATCAGCCAGACCGAAACAACAGTTGTAATGGGAATTATcttttacaataaaatacaaaaataagatTAGGATCTGAAGGAGAGCAATCATTTTGTCTCTTGGGaaattttttcctttcctttgatCACATTTCCCTGCTGTTACAgactttacattggcttccagtgaagCAGAAGTTTGAATTTAAAATTCTGATTCttgtttttaagattttaaaattGAATATTCCACCTTATTTAGCCAATCTGCTTGAACCTTACTGTCTGATTCATTCTTTACGCTCACAGGATAAATTGTTATTGCAGGATCCTTCTCTGAGAACTGCTTGATTACGGGCTATCCATTCTCGGGCATTCTCAGTGATAGGATCAGTGATATGGAAACATCTTCCTAATTATTTACCTGAATGACATAAAGATATTTTGAAAACAGTTAAAGGCATACTTGTTTCAAACTGCATTTTATGCTTCATGATTATGAATACAttgccagtgattttgttttttaaggcAGGACTCTTTATAAAGATTATTTAAGTCATATTTATAATTGTAAAATTGTAGTTGTATTTTAAGTTACTTATATGttttttgtatgtatgtgtatttaaTATTGATTGTGATCCACTTGGCATGGTTGACTGTTATttatggaatataaatattttaataaataaataaatactgaattcCAAGTTACAAGGAAGGAATTAACTGGGTAAAATCAGGAGTTAGCtggcaatttgaaaattgcttcctgcctccactaactgaatacatttttatacctaaatgcacattaaaaaaatggaGTGTGCTTAGGTTGTGGGGAAAGAAGTTTAGTGGTGATTTTCAgtactaaggcctggatttattaaaatgtactaaatattgcatgtgataggaaaaggggtgtgttttatggtaataggcagtttgtgCTAAtgcctatgtgaagcactatcttagtgcaaattgtgataactgcCAGAATTGTtcagtagttttaagctcctggggggggagggggggagagagcaaggtTAGCCATAATATCCTCACCCTAGatgggtatttatatctctatgggaggcccacttggtaacttgaggtgaggtttaggtattagtgtaggggttaaggtcCACTTTGACAAAGTGAAACAtataaacagaacagtgctctcttgtgaacatttgatgacctttggagtgaggaaattcacccaaagatgagatttgtgcaatgttctctcaacccaggtagagagtccatcaaatctcatctttgggtgagtttcctcactccaaaggtcatcaaatgttcacaagagagcactgttctgtttgtacgtctcactttgaatgtcaaagtggcccttaacccctacactaatacctaaacctcacctcgagtgactaggtgggcctcccatagagatataaatgcctatctagtgtgagggtatcATGACtagtctcactcactcactcactcactcacatagcTTGGTCTGGCTCACCAGGAACTTAAAACAGCATGCATGAAAAACATCACaacacaataaagccctatcacacagctttacacaaatgaaaaaggtgtagttaaaatttgcaaaactgtgagcccagcccaatatcctctcatttgcatcacaccaaatgttaaaggcattttttgcatgcgaaaacaccttaacgcatgcaaaaacaccatatagcattttgataaatgacctccaaGTGACTGAAAATGAGGCAAATGAATTGCAAGTTTAAATCTAATCAGTCAGATTTTGACAGTTAAATTTGAGAAAATTTTCAGATGCTATCTTAAGCTTGGCTGAAAATTCATGAAGACAATTAGGTTAATTTTAACTATCTTTGCCACTCCATAGCTCTTGGAAAATTAACTTCATCATAAAGCTTGGGTTAAGCCAGGTGCAGTTGTAAAATACATTTGCTTTTCTTCTCTGAAGGACTATTATCAAATATCACCCTTTTTAGCTTTCTGTCCAAATTATTATTAACAGAATTATTATTGCTATTATTAATAATTTATAGTGCATTAGTTAGTTTTTGGATgaccatttgtttcattcatttcaagcATAAGTGTGTATATAACAAACGGATGAATGTACATA is from Rhinatrema bivittatum chromosome 2, aRhiBiv1.1, whole genome shotgun sequence and encodes:
- the HTR5A gene encoding 5-hydroxytryptamine receptor 5A, yielding MPIVWAIKLFLSPALPPSPIIPGFPSLTNLIRSVLLIGAEQAPVPVLHGERLEFCKGCPPALSLRCQRIRSAARGGGKPASGTGSSSGGGGRGTARACGRPWLPGRRARKPPNFFPAQPGARAEEAPPSPRGGSATDLILPPPPVASGSSFPSEGGEGGGVPRCAPRWREWKRWNATALSANGSGGSAEGALRQPFSVFSVLVLTLLALLVVATFLWNVLVLVTILRVKTFHRVPHNLVASMAVSDVMVAALVMPLSLVHELNGRRWRLGRVLCQLWISFDVLCCTASIWNVTAIALDRYWSITRHLEYTLKSRKRISNAMIVMTWLLSAVISLSPLFGWGETYSEMNEECQVSQEPSYTVFSTFGAFYLPLCVVLFVYWKIYKAAKFRIGSRKTNTITPMPEVVEVKEAAQTAPDGVYCRMPLSLSRQTETPGGSRKRRELP